In Ammospiza caudacuta isolate bAmmCau1 chromosome 2, bAmmCau1.pri, whole genome shotgun sequence, a genomic segment contains:
- the RAB9A gene encoding ras-related protein Rab-9A: MATKSSLLKVILLGDGGVGKSSLMNRYVTNKFDAQLFHTIGVEFLNKELEVDGHFVTMQIWDTAGQERFRSLRTPFYRGSDCCLLTFSVDDSQSFQNLSNWKKEFIYYADVKEPESFPFVILGNKVDIDERQVSTEEAQDWCRNNGNYPYFETSAKDATNVAAAFEEAVRRVLASEDRSDHFIQTDTVNLHRKPKPSSSCC; this comes from the coding sequence ATGGCAACAAAATCATCACTCCTTAAAGTAATACTGCTGGGAGATGGTGGAGTTGGGAAGAGTTCCCTCATGAACAGATATGTCACCAACAAGTTCGACGCGCAGCTGTTTCACACCATAGGTGTGGAATTCCTAAATAAAGAGCTGGAGGTGGATGGACACTTTGTTACCATGCAGATATGGGACACGGCAGGTCAGGAACGCTTCAGGAGCTTGCGGACTCCTTTCTATAGAGGTTCTGACTGTTGCCTGCTAACCTTCAGCGTGGATGACTCTCAAAGCTTCCAAAACTTAAGTAACTGGAAGAAAGAATTCATTTATTATGCAGATGTGAAGGAGCCTGAAAGTTTTCCATTTGTGATACTGGGTAACAAAGTTGATATCGATGAAAGGCAAGTATCTACAGAGGAAGCCCAAGACTGGTGCAGGAATAATGGCAACTATCCCTATTTTGAAACCAGTGCAAAAGATGCCACTAATGTTGCAGCAGCCTTTGAAGAAGCTGTTAGAAGAGTTCTAGCCTCTGAAGATAGATCAGATCACTTTATTCAAACAGATACGGTAAACCTTCATCGGAAACCGAAGCCCAGCTCATCTTGTTGTTGa